The Triticum urartu cultivar G1812 chromosome 5, Tu2.1, whole genome shotgun sequence genome contains the following window.
AATCCATCTCAAGCTCTGTGAAAACATAAGCATACCAAAATAAAGCATTTATCAGTCAGTTCATTCCTAAGCAGCCAAGCGAACTGCAAATGGTAACAACCATGTTACTAAGAGACTCGAATGACTAATCGTGACATGCAAAATGAATAAAATAGGCATGATCAGTACTGAGCTCAGACAAAGGACAAGCAGAATCCAGCCAACCAACTTTAAACACATGTACAAAGGGAGCATCTAGAGTGTATAAAACTATGTACTTGCTAGAACTTCTAAAGATTTTGGTACTATGACCTGTTGGGGATTATTGTAATTTGTAACTGTGGAAGGAAACCAAGTAGTGATGACAACTGTGTTATAAAGAGACTCAGATGACTAATTGACTTAAATGTGACATAAAAAATGAATAAAGTAGGCATAATTGACACTGAGCTCAGGCAAAACACATGTAGAGTTCAGCCAACCAACTTATACACTTGTAAAAAGCTATGTGCTTGCTAGAAATTTATACACATAGCCTTGCCTCTAGAAAGCTATGTGCTTGCTAGAAATTTGTTAAATTCCAGCGCTATGACCTTTGGTTAGGATTATTGTAGTTTGTAACTGTGAGGGAGATAACTGGTTGACTGCTATTGTACTTGTAATGAGATCGAGTAAGTCCTAGAGGAATATGAATTCAGGGAGATAACTTCGGTAATAAATAATCCTTTCCTGACAAAATATCTAAACTTTCTACATCTTAAACTTTCCAGGAGCTGCTCATAGAAATGATTTTCATTTAGACTTGTGTAAAATCAATACAAATCGGTTACTGAAACCTTTAACATTAAGTTATTGCAGTTAAATGGTAACAGGTCACCAGGAAGGTGCCAAAATGGATTAAATTGGAAGAAAAAATAAAGAATGAAACAATACTAGCTCTTTCTTTCACCATGTAATCATGTGATGGCTGATGATTGATGAATGTGTCTCAAATTCTTTTCTGACATCAATAGCAAATGACCTCATTTAATTTAATTATGGAGTCTCTCCATCCTACCAAAAATCAACAGCTTGACAGCACAACTTAAGAAATAATATGGGTTGGATTATATAGCATAAAAAGAGTGAAGCACTCGCATTTTAAACAATGCATAAATGAGTTGAGCCGTAGCTTAGTGAAGAAACTGGAAACTGTCAGTAGTCCCGATAGGGTGGTGCGCATGACCGGAAGTACAGAAGAGATCATGCTTGCACACAAagcgtttacccaggttcaggtcCTCATGGTAGAGGTATTGATGTATGGGTCACCTCGTAATGGTGTTCATGTCTATCAAGACTAAGGTTGAAGATGGTAAAAGTATCTCTAGCTAACCACAGCAGTGTTGGTGCATATCGCTCCATCAACTACGCCTCGCACCCACACCTTCCCTTGGCACTTGGTGCTTGTCTAGATGCAACCTCGCCTTCTCCATGGGCTTCTGCAGACGATACTGGTCATACTACACGGCCTCATCTAGCAGCAGGCGTTGGTGGCAACTCCTCTCCTAGTGCTGCTAAGTCGACTACTTCAGTTGAGCAGGAGATTATGCGACTTCGTGACCTGCTGATTGCCTCTGGCTCTCCATTTCTGGGCGCACCAACGTCAACCTCTATAGTTGAGCCCCTGACCGAGCAGGAGATTGCACAACTTCAATGCCTGCTAGCTGCATCTTCTGGTTCTGCATCAACAGGTTCAGTTGGTTCTGCTACCAACTCTTCTGGAATTGTGAGACCACCTTCTACACAGGCAGGTACATCTTTGTGGATTCTTGATGCTGGAGCATCTTTTCATATGACTCATGATTCATCCACTCTGTGCTCTATTCGACCTCTCGATTCTCCTGTTTGTGTTCTTGCTACTAATGGTACCTCCCTCCTAGTTAATGGTCGAGGTATTCTTAGCACTTTGTCTTTTCATGTTGCTCATGTTCCTCAACTTACCATGCAACTCATTTTTGGTGATCAGATTGTTGACTCATTACAGGGTCATTCTCAACTTTGGCTCATGTCTTGTTCAGGATCATCACACTGGTGTTCTCCTAGATGCTGGCCCTAGGGCTGGGCATTCGAGGTTAGACCGAACCGTTCGGTTCGGTGCTTCGGGTTATCTTAAAATTCGGTTTCCTTAATTTACTAACCGTTCGATCCTACAAAAAATGAATGACCGAGACTTCGGTGGACCGATAATTCGGTTCGGGCCTCAGTTACAACCGAAGAGCACTGAGATATTTGTTATGGAGCAAGAAATTGGGATTTAatcctcaaaaaagaaaatgGAATCGGGAGTCAAAAGAAACAACGAGCAATCAGCTATTGTGGTGGGAATCCTCGGTATAACCGCCGACTTTCAAGGACTGACGGTGCTTGGCTTGCTGCCGCATGCGAACCATGACGCCGTCGCCCGCCGTCATGTGGGATCCAtgggcgccgccgccgctgtgGCGTGGGAACATGGGCGCTGCCGCCGTCGCCGAGTGGGCACCATGTGAGTCTTCGGCTGCCGCCGCGTGGGAGTATGGGAGTTGCCGCCGCACCGAGTCGGGGCCATGGACCATTGGAACAGCCAGCCGCCGCTGGGACTGTGCGAGGCGGGCAaatggaggcggcggcgctggatATGCGTGCGTGAAGCCTGTAGCTCATTTTGGGATAAGGTGCGGTACGGGGCTGTGTTGTTTCGATTGAGAAGGGCTAGAAAAGCTTCGTATGCATGGGCTATTGGGCTTTACTGACGGGCTGTGTACAATATTTCGGTCAGTTCGGTGAATTCGGTCAACCTGGTCCAATGACCGAACGTACCGAAGTAATTTCAGTTTCTTATTTTTGCCAACCAAGTAAACAACTGCAGTTTCAGTCCTCGGGTTTTTCGGCTTCGGTCCTGGGTTTTTCGGCTCCGGTCTTCGGTTCTCTGTTTTTCTGCCCACCCCTAGCTGGCCCCCAACATCCTTCACTGCCACCACCGCCAGTCTCTCCGTCTCGGTTGCCTGTCTACCAGCTCTTTTCAACAGTGGCATCATCGCCTTGGTCACTTGTGTGGCTCTCGGCTCTCATCCTTTGTTCGACGTGGTCTTCTCCAACCTGTCTCTGGCAGTGTGTCTTTAGACTGCAAGGGTTGTCGGTTTGGTGAACAGGTTCAGTTACCTTATCCTCATGAGATTGTGCCTCAGCATCCTTTCAACCTTGTTCATTCTGATGTATGGGGTCTAGCTCCTTTTGCCTCGAAAGGAGACCATCGTTACTATAttatcttcatagatgatttctcTTGACATACCTGGATATATTTTATGTCTTCTCGTAGTGAGGTTATATTTATATACAAGTGTTTTACTGCCATGGTTCACACTCAGTTCTCTACGCCTATTCATGTGTCCCGTGTTGACTCTATTGGAGTATATCTCCAAGACATTGCTTGGAGTCCTTGTTCTGCAGGGTACTCTTGCTCAGTTCTCTTGTCAATGGTGTGGCTGAGTGCAAGCATCGTCGCCTTCTTGATACGGCTTGTGTGTTGATGATTGCCACCTCTTTTCCGCCTCACTTTTGGAAAGTGAGGCTGACTCCACTTCCACATATCTCAGCAACATTCAACCATCCTCTACTCTGCAGGGTTGCATTCCTTTCGAGCGTCTTTTTTATCGTTCTCCAGATTATTCGGCGCTCCGTTTGTTTGGTTGTGTTTGCTATGTTCTTCTTGCCCCTCCGTAAACACACCAAACTGACCGCTCAATCTATCAAGTGTCTTCTTAGGATAGAGTGATGAGCATAAGGGTTATTGTTGTTGGGATCATGTCAATAGTCGAATGCGTATTTTTCGAGAAGTGACATTCATTGGGTCTTGTCCCTTCTACCAGCATCCATCTTCCTCAACCTTTTCACCCGAGGATATATCTTTCCTCACTTTTCTAGTTTGCTATGTTCTTCTTGCCCCTCCGTAAACACACCAAACTGACCGCTCAATCTATCAAGTGTCTTCTTAGGATAGAGTGATGAGCATAAGGGTTATTGTTGTTGGGATCATGTCAATAGTCGAATGCGTATTTTTCGAGAAGTGACATTCATTGGGTCTTGTCCCTTCTACCAGCATCCATCTGCCTCAACCTTTTCGCTCGAGGATATATCTTTCCTCACTTTTCTTGACACGCCTATCGCTCCTGTTGAGCCCTTGTCCACCCATCTCACTGCTCATGCTTCTCCGATTGTTGCAGATCCGGTGCCACCATGTCCTATGGTTTCCTCACCTCGCATATCCCAGGATTTTGCACCACCATCCCCAATGCCTTCCCCGTCTCCATCACCTTAGTCTATCCCGGGGATTCCTCCTCGTATTGTTCCTTCTTTTCCTCATTATTATACCCGTCGTCCACGTGTTGTCGATGAGTCTACTTCTGGTGTGCCATCTTCCTTGTCTCAGCATACTTATGACTTACGTCATCGCCCGCTTCCGCCTGTTGACCGCTATGATTTTTCTGGCACTATTGTGCTTGGGCCGACTTCTTATCGTGATGTTGTTCATCATCCCGAATGGCAGCTTGCGATGGCCGAGGAGATTGCTACTCTTGAGCGCACCGACACGTGGGATCTTGTTTCTCTTCCTCCGCGTGTTCATCTCACCACTTGTAAGTTGGTCTACAAGGTTAAGACTCGGTTCGATGGTTCTCTTGACTGCTATAAAGCTCCTCTTGTGGCTCGTGGCTttcagcaggagcatggtcgtgatTGTCGGGGGGAGGGGGGGGATGACCCCGGGTAGTCCCGAATCAGCGAGTCGAGTTGGCGGCCCGCCTGGCTTGGCCTGCTGCTCCAGCCGGCCAACTGCCTGAAGTCAACTGCCACGTCCCGTCAGACCTGCGCGGACGATACGGCCATGCTCTACAATGGAGCACTATCGATGAATAGCAAACACTGTACGTACGAGCATGTGTCATCTCAAATAGTATTTGTTAGGCTGCCTGGGCCATCCCTTGTCCCCTGGGCACCAGTTTATAAGGTGCACTAGGGAGCCTCCCATGGCAAGGGCTCACGCACGCTCAATTTTTCTCCTTCCCGATCAATCTCCTCTAGCTAGAAGCAGCCAACTAGAGGCTCACAGGGAGACTTTCTCCATGGAacccaaacagctcaaggagcaaccatGTACCACCATATACACTCCATATAAAttagacatgcaggagtaggggtgttacCTCCGCGCGAgggccccgaacctgggtatatCACCGTGTGTTGTTGCCCAATCCAGTCCCGGATCTCCACCGTAGCCTTGCTCTCACCTCTCTTAGCCATCCCATGGCATCTTCCATGCAAATACCACGAGTGATTATGACTAGACTTCTGCTCATGTGGCCCATAAGACCACTTCTTGTTGTGGCCTCTGTTTGCCACCAGTATGTGTCTCAGCTTGATGTTAAGAATGCCTTTCTTAATGGTGAATTGTGTGAGGAGATTTACATGCAGGCACCACCTAGGTATTTTGTTCCTAACGGCATGGCCTGCCGTCTTCGTCActctctctatggccttaagcaagcccctcATGCCTGGTTTGAGCGTTTTGCCTCTATGGTGACCGCCACTGGTTTTTTAGCGAGTGCTCATGATAATGCACTGTTTGTCCACCTTCCTACTCATGGTCGGACTCTTCTCCTTCTATATGTTGACGACATGATCATCACTGGTGATGACCCTGAGAATATTGCCTTTGTGAAGGCAAGTCTTAGTGAGCAGTTTCTTATGTTTGATCTTTGGCCCTCTTCGTTGCTTTATTGGGATTGAGGTCTCTGCTACCTTTGATGGCTTTTTTTAGTTCCCAAGAAAAGTATATCCAGGATCTCCTTGCTCGTGCTGCTCTTACTGATGAGCGCACTGCTGAGACTCCCATGGAGCTCAATGTTCACTTCTGTGCTTTTGATGGTGACCCCTTGCCTGATCTGACACGTTATCGCCATCTTGTTTGGAGACTTGTCTATCCAGCTGTCACTCGTCGGATACCTCCTATCATGTCCATATTTTGAGTCAGTTTGTTTTTGCTACCACTTTGGTTAGTCACCTTCTCCGTGTTCTCTCATATCTTTGTGGCACGATTTCTCACCGTCTGTTCTTTCCTCACTCCAGTTCCTTAGAGGTTCAGGCCTATTCAAATGCTACGTGGACTAGTGATCTCTCGGATCTCCGTTCACTTTCTGCTTACTGTGTTTACCTTGGTGGTTCTCTAATTGCTTGGAAGATGAAGAAATAAGTTCCAGTTTCCTGTTCGAGTGCAAAGGCTGAGTTGTGAGATATGACTCTTTTGACCGCAGAGGTAACTAGGTTACGATGGTTACTTCGGGAGTTTGGTGTGTCTGTTACTACACCTACTACACTATTGTCAGACAATACATGTGCTATAAGTATTGTGTGCAACCCTatgaagcatgagctcaccaagcataTTGGTCTTGATGCTTCTTTTGTGCGCGCTGGTGTGCAGGATGACGTTATTGCTCTTTAGTATGTGCCTTTCGAGTTACAGTTTGCAGATTTGTTAACAAGTCCCAAACAAGATTGTGCACCAAACATTATGAGCATAACATAGTTGCTCGGGATGTCATAGAAAACCTTTCTTAACAAAATGCCAAAGAAAACCAACGCCAACACACAGTTCATTCAAAGAACTTTGGAGATATGGGTTTGCATACCATGTCACCCCCCAACAAACTCTTGGGACATGTATATAAGTTGCCATTTTTATAAGGGCACACATACAAGTAATATGAGCTGGACTATAGCATAAAATATTGAAGCATTCGCATTTTAACAAATATACATATATGAATTGAGCCGTAGCTTGGTAGCGACGGTTGGCCATTGTGCACCAAACATTGTGATCATATTATAGTTGCTCTGGATGGTAAAGAAAATCTTTCTCCAATAAAATGTCAACCAAAACCGGCACACAGTTCATTGAAACCAATCGGCATAGGAAAGATAAAAATCACCAAGTTTGTTAAACCAACCAAGAACCAACAGTTACTAAACAACTTGCTGCAGCTTTCTGGCTGAGTTGACCCCACCTTACCGTTATTGAAGCAGTTAACTCCTTATGGTGGTTCAATCATAAGATATACAATAACATACAATGGAAAACTAAATAATGAAGCAAGTAACCAACAGATTCTTGAAGTACATGTCTTTGTGCAACAAAGCAACAGATGGCTGATGAATAAACATATATTTTATTGGATAATTTGAATGTCTAGATCAATTTTTGTCGTCTACCTATATGATGGTAAAACATAAGCACATGAATGAATTAGGGGTGGTGAATGGTAATAGGATTACCAAAAACAGTAGAAACAATCAAATAAGGGCTACATAGCATCAGAAAATGATGGAGCAACAGAAGTACACAAACCTCGAAGTGCATGCAGTATCATCCTAGGATTGACAGAATCAGGAGAACTATTCCTCAATCTTTCAATCAGATTCGCACATTTCCTGAACAAATTTCTTCCTTTTGGGTCCTCGCTTAGACGAAATATCTTACAAACAAACTCAAGCTCTCGTACTAAGGCATCCCTATCCCAACCAGGAGCACATTGTTGAAACACATCCTTAACCCAACCGAATAATTCTGATGTCTTCTGGCAAGCCTGGCACCTAAAAAGCATTTCGGCATGACCGGTGCTGCTCTTAATTGATTGCCCTGTCCCAATCTGGCCAACACGAATCGCACAGTCGGTGTGCGTCCAATGGGAACAGAAATCGCACCCAACCCATCGGCATGTGTTGACCTCAAAATCAAACTTGTTGCAAATCACGCACATGCAAAGGTTGCAAAACCCATTTCTGTTAGCACATACATTGCATCTGCATTCCTCAGCCGGGAGAGCACTCTGGCAAGCAATGTTCCGGCACCTCTTATACAAGAAGACCTCCACCAGGTGGCTTTGGGGAATGGTGACGCTGGGGTGCAAAAACGCCTGGATTCCAGTCTTGATTGCCACGAGGATCTCCAGTTGGACATGATGGGCCATTGAAAGCATAGTTGGTGTCAAATCACCTCTGCCCTGGACAAACTTCTGCAGATACAGAAACTCCTCAATATGATGAGAGCCCCCTGTCCCCTCCAGAATCGACCTGAGCTCATTTTTAATCTCCTCCAGGTGCTCCTCTGGCATTACCTTCATTTTCTCAACAACTAGGTCCACTCTCTCCCGCGCAATCTCCCTCAGTGACACCCTATCGATGCGGGAGCTTCCACGAATAACCTGCAACTTGGGGATACCATTTCTGATATCCTTTTCCATCTCCACCTTTTTCACAGCACCGCCACTACTAGCAGCAGCAGCATTGCTATGTTCCGGCTCTACAGGCCAGGTCTCCCTCGAACTTGCACTTTCGGTGGCAGAGTCATGGCCCTGGTCAGAATTGGACACAGGTTCCTGCATTTCAGGCGAGCCAACCTGTTCCGACGAGGCCAATGAGAGGGAAGTCTGCAGGCTAGGGGCCCGGGCACCATGGCGAGGCGGCAGCATCCCCTGGGGCGGAGGCTGTTGATGGAAATTCGCACCTGAAGAAGTCCCCATGACGCACAAACTGTAAGCTGCAACAACACAAAGTTCAAACACTTAATACTACATAGAAGAATGGTCTAGGATTGAAAACATAGCATCAGCATAGGACCCATTTGAGCCACTGTGCTCTACGCCTTGAGCAGCCAAGGACCAGATCCGAATTAAGCAACGACAAGGTTGATCACAGACCGAATCCAGTACTACAACGGTACCTTCCGCGCATCTCTCAGCGAAGAGACATGTGAACCACGAACAATTCGCCGATTCAGCTAACGTGGACCTAACTTCCCGCTGCGTACGGGGAGCTAGTCGAGACCTGTGAGGAGCTCGCGTAGAGCGCGAGACTGCGCAGGTCGAGTCCACAGCAAGAACCCCATCGATCGAACTAATCAGGACACCCAAACCTCGGTATGTGAGCCCATGGCCTTGCTACTGTATACGGGGACCAAACCCTAGCAGTTGGAGCCGAATCGGAAGTCGAGCTGCTCACCTCGGCGCGGCGGGGCGACGGGATCGGCGGCGCGACAGCTCTATCTAATCGGAACCCGGAACGGCGGCGGGTTCGCACCCTTCTTCGTCGCCTCTAATAATTTTTGGTTTTGTGTGCGACAAATGGAGTCCAACCCAACGAAACCAAACGAAACGGAGACGACGAGTCGAGCGAACGCACGAAGGGAAG
Protein-coding sequences here:
- the LOC125508214 gene encoding OBERON-like protein, with the protein product MGTSSGANFHQQPPPQGMLPPRHGARAPSLQTSLSLASSEQVGSPEMQEPVSNSDQGHDSATESASSRETWPVEPEHSNAAAASSGGAVKKVEMEKDIRNGIPKLQVIRGSSRIDRVSLREIARERVDLVVEKMKVMPEEHLEEIKNELRSILEGTGGSHHIEEFLYLQKFVQGRGDLTPTMLSMAHHVQLEILVAIKTGIQAFLHPSVTIPQSHLVEVFLYKRCRNIACQSALPAEECRCNVCANRNGFCNLCMCVICNKFDFEVNTCRWVGCDFCSHWTHTDCAIRVGQIGTGQSIKSSTGHAEMLFRCQACQKTSELFGWVKDVFQQCAPGWDRDALVRELEFVCKIFRLSEDPKGRNLFRKCANLIERLRNSSPDSVNPRMILHALRELEMDSPKSSENEESGRLITPQEACNRIAEVVQEAVRKMELVAEEKMGLYKKARTAVEACDRELDEKARQVQEFKAERLRKKQQVEELESIVRLKQAEAEMFQLKASEARQEAERLQSIALAKSERAEQDYASLYLKRRLEEAEAEKQFLFEKIKLQDGHRPPQASSSVPADSSQAPSQALMLSKIQDLLKNVRTMPTKSEAHSK